From the genome of Acidobacteriota bacterium:
ACAGCCCCAGGTCGATGGCGTCCGCGGCCGAAATGGGGCCCACATCCTGGTTCCGCTCGATCCAGATTCGGTTCCGGGTCAGGAGCCGGTCGCACTCGTCGAGGGTCTTGTGGGCTTGGAGAGCGTACGCCTCCACGTCCTTCTCGAGGCCGGGCTCCCACTCGCGGGAGAGCCCGCCGATGCGTCCGTAAGAGACCGTGAAGCGCGCGCCAGTCATGCGCTCGAAGAGGTCCAGGATCTTCTCGCGCTCGGTCATGCAGTAGAAGTAGACGGTGCCCGCGCCGATGTCCAGGGCCGTGGTGGCGAGCCACAGGAAGTGGCTGGCCATCCGGGACATCTCGCACGCCACGACGCGCATGACCCGGCACTTCTCCGTAATCTTCAGGTCCACGAGCTTTTCGATGGCCAGGCAGAGGCCGATGTTGTTGGAGGCAGGCGAGAGGTAGTCCATCCGGTCGGTGTAGGGGATGACCTGGTGGAGGGTCTTGTTCTCGGCGATCTTCTCGATGCCCCGGTGCAGGTAGCCCACGTCGGGGTGCGCCGCGAGGACCACCTCGCCGTCCAGCGTCAGGACCACACGGAGCACCCCGTGGGTGGCCGGGTGCTGGGGACCCATGTTGAGGGTCACCAGCTCGGTGTTCAGGTTCAGGCGCTCACGGCTCGCGGTCGTCATGGCCCGCCTCGCTTACGGGGAGGTAGTTGCGCCACTCGTCGTCCCCCTCCATGGGATACTCCTTGCGCAGGGGGTGACCTTCGAACTCCTCCGGCATGAGGATCCGCCGCAGGTCCGGGTGGCCCGCGAAGGTGATCCCCATGAGGTCGTAGACTTCCCTCTCGAGCCAGT
Proteins encoded in this window:
- the nuoD gene encoding NADH dehydrogenase (quinone) subunit D → MTTASRERLNLNTELVTLNMGPQHPATHGVLRVVLTLDGEVVLAAHPDVGYLHRGIEKIAENKTLHQVIPYTDRMDYLSPASNNIGLCLAIEKLVDLKITEKCRVMRVVACEMSRMASHFLWLATTALDIGAGTVYFYCMTEREKILDLFERMTGARFTVSYGRIGGLSREWEPGLEKDVEAYALQAHKTLDECDRLLTRNRIWIERNQDVGPISAADAIDLGLSGPNLRAAGVDWDIRKAYPYLGYDRYEFEVPVGEHGDCYDRYLVRLEEIRQSTAILLQALKEYDPSVPLFPEDPESRKAYLPPKSRVLTKMEELIHQFIVATEGPKTQRGAEIYFSIEAPKGELGFYLVGSGTNVAHRCHFRSPSFVNLQGLPLMVKGQMVADVIATIASLDPVLGEVDR